From Alteromonas sp. RKMC-009, one genomic window encodes:
- a CDS encoding tannase/feruloyl esterase family alpha/beta hydrolase — translation MKFMGSLAVGAALLCSVPAAMADNGIAGELNARSCAALKESLMMPEGVSLTSVKAVTSVSALESQLKPAQAKAFKPYCQITGEFEKRKGVKGKDYAIGFGLNLPFDWNGRFLFQGGGGLNGLIREPLGALAAGDTPALFRGFAVASTDSGHQSDTVFDPSFFEDQQALLNFYSGAVSKTAKLVTQLISGVYSQPAQNNYFVGCSTGGREAMTMSQRFPDLFDGIIAGAPARQTNYSEIADLYVAKTLRALSGNNQPPFSDKKQKAIEQALLAQCDALDGREDGLIFAVEQCEFDPGKMICDGQQHGDSCLTTEEAEGLVTAFNGPADSNGNNVYPGFFFDTGIDDKPARSAPGLLSAQPGPLGRARIDEPFDINRELAIADGFPLEPGNATLTNLSTFVVEENKLMFFHGVSDPWFSAKDTLGYFNDMVAQNGGYEQVSQWSQFYFVPGMGHCRGGEQALDQFDMLSSLVDWVEKGDKPVSVVAYGESMPEETRPLCPYPSVTTYKGEGDESDASSYMCKTPDGH, via the coding sequence ATGAAATTTATGGGTAGCCTGGCGGTTGGTGCCGCCTTACTTTGCAGCGTGCCTGCAGCGATGGCGGACAATGGTATTGCCGGCGAGTTAAATGCCAGATCATGTGCTGCTTTGAAAGAGTCGCTGATGATGCCTGAAGGCGTTTCATTAACGTCAGTTAAGGCCGTAACGTCGGTTTCGGCCCTTGAGTCACAATTAAAACCGGCGCAGGCGAAAGCTTTTAAGCCTTACTGTCAGATCACCGGTGAGTTTGAAAAACGCAAGGGTGTAAAAGGGAAAGACTACGCCATCGGCTTTGGTCTGAACTTGCCGTTTGACTGGAATGGCCGGTTTCTGTTTCAGGGCGGTGGCGGCTTAAACGGCCTGATCCGCGAACCATTAGGTGCGCTGGCTGCCGGTGATACGCCCGCGCTGTTCCGTGGCTTTGCCGTTGCCAGTACAGACAGCGGACACCAGTCTGATACGGTGTTCGATCCTTCATTTTTTGAAGATCAGCAGGCGCTACTTAACTTTTATTCAGGTGCTGTGTCGAAAACCGCAAAGCTGGTCACACAGTTGATTTCTGGTGTGTATTCGCAGCCGGCGCAGAACAATTACTTTGTCGGGTGTTCAACAGGTGGGCGTGAGGCCATGACCATGTCCCAACGTTTCCCTGACTTATTTGATGGCATTATTGCAGGTGCACCGGCCAGACAAACGAATTACTCAGAAATTGCAGATTTGTATGTGGCGAAAACATTGCGGGCGCTGAGCGGAAACAATCAGCCTCCTTTCAGTGACAAGAAACAAAAAGCCATTGAGCAGGCACTGCTGGCACAATGTGATGCCCTGGACGGTCGTGAAGACGGATTGATTTTTGCGGTGGAGCAGTGTGAATTTGATCCCGGTAAAATGATTTGTGACGGGCAACAGCACGGTGATTCATGTTTAACGACGGAAGAAGCCGAAGGGCTGGTAACCGCATTTAACGGTCCGGCTGACAGCAACGGAAATAACGTGTATCCGGGATTTTTCTTTGATACCGGCATCGACGATAAACCGGCCCGTTCTGCACCGGGCTTACTGTCTGCTCAGCCTGGTCCGTTGGGACGGGCCCGCATTGATGAGCCCTTTGACATTAACCGGGAACTGGCCATCGCGGACGGGTTTCCTCTGGAGCCAGGCAACGCCACACTGACCAACTTGTCGACCTTTGTTGTTGAAGAGAACAAACTGATGTTCTTCCATGGTGTCAGCGACCCCTGGTTTTCGGCTAAAGATACCTTAGGCTACTTCAATGACATGGTGGCGCAAAACGGTGGCTATGAACAGGTCAGCCAGTGGTCACAGTTTTACTTTGTGCCGGGAATGGGTCATTGTCGTGGCGGTGAACAGGCGCTGGATCAGTTCGATATGCTCTCTTCACTGGTAGACTGGGTTGAAAAGGGTGACAAGCCTGTCTCCGTTGTTGCCTATGGGGAAAGCATGCCAGAGGAAACCCGTCCTCTTTGCCCGTATCCGTCGGTGACCACTTATAAAGGGGAAGGCGACGAGAGTGACGCAAGCAGTTACATGTGTAAAACACCTGATGGCCACTAG
- a CDS encoding OmpA family protein has protein sequence MRKIQIAVSGLLALMTVSVVQAATDIVEFVSCPVYRDARAGKKSGCWLADSPESGIRFDISASPVKPDWNYAVLVQGQITDNADACGGKVLNPVRVSVLSEPCPQYRLPAERYPGNPFVRPANIVKPLSVDRAPLKGPFEDKQFHVFFDYNKSFLTYQFGDYQLDQAAYWILQAMPSRVVITGFADTRGITVSGHEFREKEQIAQDRADIIVTSLLRLGVPEYAVATQINMAPEMLPGETDGVSGLVTTSRWRVTIDAYFD, from the coding sequence ATGAGAAAGATTCAGATAGCCGTATCCGGTTTGTTGGCTCTGATGACGGTTTCTGTTGTTCAGGCTGCGACGGATATCGTTGAGTTTGTCAGTTGTCCTGTGTATCGGGATGCAAGAGCCGGTAAGAAGTCCGGCTGCTGGCTGGCGGACTCACCTGAATCAGGGATCCGGTTTGATATCAGCGCTTCGCCGGTAAAACCGGACTGGAATTACGCCGTGCTGGTGCAGGGACAAATAACGGATAATGCGGATGCCTGTGGCGGGAAGGTGTTAAACCCCGTGCGGGTGTCTGTTCTTTCTGAGCCTTGCCCTCAATACCGGTTACCGGCGGAACGTTATCCGGGTAATCCCTTCGTGCGTCCGGCAAACATTGTAAAGCCTCTCAGCGTAGACAGAGCGCCCCTCAAAGGCCCGTTTGAAGACAAACAGTTTCACGTTTTCTTCGACTATAACAAGTCATTTCTGACCTATCAGTTTGGTGACTATCAGCTAGACCAAGCTGCCTACTGGATATTGCAGGCTATGCCATCGCGGGTGGTTATCACCGGTTTTGCTGATACACGCGGGATCACGGTTTCCGGTCATGAGTTTCGGGAGAAAGAACAGATTGCACAGGACAGAGCAGATATTATTGTGACTTCATTGTTACGGCTGGGTGTGCCTGAATACGCAGTGGCAACGCAGATTAACATGGCTCCTGAGATGTTGCCCGGCGAGACAGACGGGGTCAGCGGACTGGTAACCACATCGCGCTGGCGGGTAACTATTGATGCTTACTTTGATTAG
- a CDS encoding dienelactone hydrolase family protein, whose product MSKIVNALTLLCLSGITTFATAGVVSPAGGSGSQPAVAAVRDDMPDTTLYYPKSWPQQSVPVMLWANGGCRDNGLRYARFLKEVASHGYFVIAAGPAREERPTFLEEARAKANAKHEPEARSTPVGSADKTTVEQIINSLNLAEGFAADKNDEFYQRFDPSKVVVMGHSCGGLQALEVATDARLDGVILFNSGVINEPLKVQSTALRVQKSMLEKVHTPIAYVNGGPDDVAYFNALDDFNRLEHVPVFFAENGVGHGGTFGVPDGGSYSKVAIAWLDWLLKGDESAKQWFAGEDCVLCIDMDWQVQRKHL is encoded by the coding sequence ATGAGCAAAATAGTGAATGCGTTAACGTTACTTTGTCTGTCTGGGATTACCACTTTTGCCACCGCCGGTGTTGTCTCGCCGGCCGGCGGCTCCGGCTCGCAACCGGCTGTTGCTGCAGTTCGTGATGACATGCCTGACACCACCCTGTATTACCCGAAATCCTGGCCACAGCAATCTGTGCCAGTAATGCTCTGGGCAAATGGCGGCTGTCGTGACAATGGCCTGCGTTATGCCCGCTTCTTGAAAGAAGTAGCTTCCCATGGCTATTTTGTTATCGCAGCAGGTCCGGCGAGAGAAGAGCGGCCCACTTTTCTGGAAGAGGCGAGGGCAAAAGCCAACGCGAAGCATGAGCCTGAAGCTCGCTCAACCCCGGTGGGCTCTGCAGATAAAACCACCGTCGAGCAGATCATCAACAGTCTTAATCTGGCGGAAGGATTTGCTGCAGATAAGAATGACGAATTTTATCAGCGCTTCGACCCGTCAAAGGTAGTGGTCATGGGGCATAGTTGCGGTGGACTCCAGGCGCTGGAAGTGGCAACGGATGCGCGACTTGATGGCGTGATCCTGTTTAACAGCGGTGTCATTAATGAGCCGCTCAAAGTGCAGAGTACTGCGCTTAGAGTACAAAAGTCCATGCTGGAGAAAGTGCACACGCCCATCGCCTATGTGAACGGCGGACCGGATGACGTGGCCTATTTTAATGCTCTGGATGATTTTAACCGTTTAGAGCATGTTCCCGTCTTTTTCGCTGAAAATGGCGTAGGACACGGCGGTACCTTTGGCGTGCCTGACGGTGGCTCCTACAGTAAAGTCGCCATCGCCTGGCTCGACTGGCTACTTAAAGGCGACGAGTCTGCTAAACAGTGGTTTGCAGGCGAAGATTGCGTGTTGTGTATTGACATGGACTGGCAGGTTCAGCGGAAGCATTTATGA
- a CDS encoding TonB-dependent receptor, with protein MYLLNTTKIKSTRNLLNLAVVAGLAGFTSISFAQETDTASDADDVEVITVKSERRIKRVQDIPTSMTVLSAKQLEKKAVSRLDDLPFASPGLTITDAGLTQSVNIRGIGLASGDPDVTNGVGTYIDGLFQPPIVSTLNFYDVANIQVLRGPQGTFAGSNSTGGAIMVTSRRPEIGGDFDGNVMLGIGNYASRNARAAVNLPVSDTFAARVAVNYKNRDSFYNSTGSVDTDAGSLDETSARLGLAWSPLDSTDIYVKYETSDKSAGGFAYRPIEGTAYSEGRTGSIRDLAYNTPSQNEESADSLLLDISHRFDNGLSVKWLSGTQEKEIDNIYDYDATELDVSTRSQFVKEDQVSHELNLISPDGKDFTWVAGAYYQKNEVLVDIDNGPFPVEIDIQNQKVIKGVFGQVSYRFSDRWQTEFGLRKAWFEGSADPQSGVVVGRGIIAPDGVKVATISGNYEDDDILGKVSVNYTPSRSHSFYGYIARGYKPGGINSETSVFDKETVISIEGGWKGRLFDDTVSASVAVFNNDYKNFQNTNIDVTTGRSDVYNIADASIAGLEFALDIYLDNLTIDFAGSFIDSEMEPTQPIVNTRESGSPSLPQCSAGQDASSGTCFDYTPFLVAAGSGPNLYAPEKSFTVGIEYAIELSDGALLTPRLNYAWIDEQWTNLIYDPETDLLADRGLLSAMVTYETGNWRVNAWGRNLTDEEYVSGQQLSNNTEFYGAPRTFGIDVNYTF; from the coding sequence ATGTACCTTCTGAACACTACAAAAATAAAATCGACCCGTAATCTGCTCAACCTTGCCGTTGTGGCGGGGCTGGCAGGTTTTACCAGTATTTCATTCGCTCAGGAAACAGATACCGCTTCAGATGCCGATGACGTGGAAGTCATCACGGTAAAATCCGAACGCAGAATTAAACGGGTACAGGATATTCCTACCTCAATGACCGTGCTGTCAGCAAAACAACTGGAGAAAAAAGCGGTGTCGCGTCTGGATGATCTGCCCTTTGCATCACCGGGGTTAACCATCACTGATGCCGGTTTAACCCAGTCGGTGAATATTCGCGGTATTGGCCTGGCAAGTGGTGATCCTGACGTGACTAACGGTGTGGGCACCTACATTGACGGGTTGTTTCAACCGCCTATTGTTAGCACGCTGAATTTCTACGATGTGGCGAATATTCAGGTGCTTCGTGGTCCGCAAGGTACGTTTGCGGGTTCAAATTCAACCGGCGGTGCGATTATGGTGACTTCCCGCAGACCGGAAATCGGCGGTGACTTCGACGGTAACGTGATGCTGGGGATCGGCAATTATGCGTCACGCAATGCCCGTGCAGCGGTAAACCTGCCAGTTTCTGACACTTTCGCCGCGCGGGTTGCGGTGAACTACAAAAACCGCGACAGTTTTTACAACAGCACAGGCAGCGTTGACACCGACGCGGGCAGTCTGGATGAAACCAGTGCGCGACTCGGTTTGGCCTGGTCACCCCTCGACAGCACTGACATTTACGTAAAATACGAAACCTCAGATAAATCTGCCGGCGGTTTTGCATACCGTCCCATCGAAGGCACGGCGTATTCTGAGGGCCGTACCGGCTCAATCAGGGATTTAGCCTACAACACACCGTCGCAAAACGAGGAGTCGGCCGACAGCCTGTTACTGGATATTTCCCACCGGTTTGATAACGGACTGTCTGTGAAATGGTTAAGCGGTACGCAGGAAAAAGAGATTGATAATATTTATGACTACGATGCCACAGAGCTGGATGTGAGTACGCGCAGCCAGTTTGTCAAAGAAGATCAGGTGAGTCATGAGCTGAACCTGATTTCACCTGACGGCAAGGATTTTACCTGGGTTGCCGGTGCTTATTATCAGAAGAATGAAGTGCTGGTGGATATTGATAACGGCCCGTTCCCGGTAGAAATCGACATTCAGAATCAGAAAGTCATAAAAGGTGTATTCGGGCAGGTGAGTTACCGCTTCTCAGATCGCTGGCAAACCGAATTCGGATTACGTAAAGCCTGGTTTGAAGGCTCAGCCGATCCGCAAAGTGGCGTGGTCGTAGGCAGAGGTATCATCGCTCCGGATGGGGTGAAGGTTGCCACCATCTCCGGAAACTACGAAGATGATGATATTCTGGGCAAAGTATCGGTGAACTATACGCCTTCAAGAAGCCACAGTTTCTATGGCTATATCGCCAGAGGGTACAAGCCCGGCGGTATTAATTCAGAAACCTCGGTGTTCGACAAAGAAACCGTGATATCCATTGAAGGTGGCTGGAAAGGACGCCTGTTTGACGATACGGTGAGTGCTTCGGTGGCAGTATTCAATAATGATTACAAGAACTTCCAGAACACGAATATTGATGTGACCACCGGCCGTTCAGACGTGTACAACATTGCCGATGCCAGCATCGCCGGGCTGGAGTTTGCGCTGGATATCTATCTTGATAACCTCACCATTGATTTCGCAGGCTCGTTTATTGATTCAGAAATGGAGCCCACACAGCCCATTGTTAATACCCGTGAATCCGGTTCACCGTCGTTGCCTCAGTGCAGCGCAGGCCAGGATGCCAGCAGTGGAACATGCTTCGATTACACGCCGTTTCTTGTGGCTGCAGGCTCAGGTCCAAACCTGTATGCGCCGGAAAAAAGCTTCACTGTGGGTATTGAATATGCCATTGAATTATCTGATGGTGCATTGCTGACACCCAGATTAAATTACGCGTGGATAGATGAACAATGGACGAATCTGATTTACGACCCGGAAACTGATTTACTGGCCGACCGGGGACTGCTTTCCGCCATGGTTACCTACGAAACAGGAAACTGGCGAGTAAATGCATGGGGACGTAACTTAACCGACGAAGAGTATGTGTCCGGGCAGCAGCTCAGCAACAATACTGAATTTTATGGCGCGCCCCGTACCTTTGGAATAGACGTCAATTATACATTTTAA
- a CDS encoding alpha/beta hydrolase: MKNIAKPSVLYCLLTLLAGVGAVGCVSAPVKSERTFSGTLEDGALWQAKVPHNWNGTLLLYGHGYGRKARLPDVAPKQSEAFLLANGYALAASQYPEAGWSVEKAIPSQLLALQQFRNDAGAPVRIIAWGSSMGGLITSAIAQRHADQVDGTISLCASSYGALPMMDTALDGAFVFTRLLFPGEDIPLTGRGDDRETVERLITSMEDNQQDPRWQARAVLAGVLGGLPDWTIPGSEAPETPDAIAQHMMAAVKMGLFLPRGDQERRAGGSFSSNTGVDYRTLLDASGRKSLVEAVYQKAGLSLSDDLHTLEKAQRIASVPGAVSYMAANFTPDGAITKPMLAMHTTGDGMTSPSLQTNYLQLLKSQSDPGLSSALWVERAGHCTFTPEELLSSVETLENRLESGKWQSPARSPETAFTDAVVLPLPRWCAENQLACQSMTKNGDHQ; encoded by the coding sequence ATGAAAAATATCGCTAAGCCATCAGTTCTGTACTGCCTGCTTACGCTGCTGGCTGGCGTGGGCGCAGTCGGATGCGTATCCGCGCCGGTAAAATCAGAGCGAACATTCAGTGGAACGCTGGAAGACGGCGCTTTGTGGCAGGCGAAGGTGCCTCATAACTGGAATGGAACGTTATTGCTTTACGGACATGGCTATGGTCGCAAAGCGAGATTGCCAGATGTGGCGCCAAAACAGTCAGAAGCATTTCTGCTGGCGAACGGTTATGCGCTTGCCGCATCGCAATACCCCGAAGCGGGATGGAGTGTCGAAAAGGCTATTCCCAGCCAGTTGCTTGCCCTTCAGCAATTCCGGAATGACGCTGGTGCGCCCGTACGCATTATTGCCTGGGGATCATCAATGGGGGGCTTGATCACCTCAGCCATTGCCCAACGGCACGCTGACCAGGTCGATGGAACCATCAGCTTGTGCGCATCCAGCTACGGTGCGTTGCCTATGATGGATACAGCGCTGGACGGGGCGTTTGTGTTCACCCGCCTGTTGTTTCCCGGTGAAGATATTCCGCTGACAGGCAGAGGGGACGACCGCGAAACCGTTGAACGACTAATCACCTCAATGGAAGATAATCAACAGGATCCCCGCTGGCAGGCCCGCGCAGTGCTTGCCGGTGTGCTTGGCGGATTACCTGACTGGACCATTCCCGGTTCTGAAGCACCTGAAACACCGGATGCCATTGCACAGCATATGATGGCGGCAGTAAAAATGGGGTTGTTTTTACCCCGTGGTGATCAGGAACGCCGGGCCGGCGGTTCATTTTCTTCCAACACCGGCGTGGATTACCGCACTTTACTCGATGCCAGTGGCAGAAAATCATTGGTGGAAGCGGTATACCAGAAAGCTGGTTTGTCGCTGAGTGATGATCTGCACACACTTGAAAAGGCACAACGGATTGCTTCAGTGCCCGGTGCTGTTTCTTATATGGCTGCTAACTTTACGCCTGACGGCGCCATCACCAAACCAATGCTTGCCATGCATACTACGGGCGATGGTATGACATCGCCGTCACTGCAAACAAACTATCTGCAACTTCTCAAAAGTCAGTCAGATCCCGGATTATCTTCCGCGCTTTGGGTGGAAAGAGCGGGCCACTGCACGTTTACGCCGGAAGAATTGCTATCGAGTGTGGAAACACTCGAAAACCGGCTTGAAAGCGGAAAATGGCAATCGCCCGCCCGTTCGCCGGAAACTGCATTTACAGATGCAGTTGTGCTGCCTCTGCCACGTTGGTGCGCGGAGAATCAGCTGGCCTGTCAGTCAATGACCAAAAACGGAGATCATCAATGA
- a CDS encoding AraC family transcriptional regulator, translated as MLNQIKPGAHYGTGANHYISSLYDVAVRHGLPVTDMLADAGLHEDVIHNPTERVPTEKLADFQTAVWDAIDDETMGLSYRPLRRGTYAMMGKVSVHQPVLHKALSTGAKFYNLVTLHDFVTLEIVKDQAVLKVNEEAPEKDYQHLFAEMCLLAWHRYASWLISDILPLTETRFPYPPPNHIGEYHYLFPGVHKFNHKELALVFPAHYLERPVKQSESSLKAFMSRCPLELFRQYKADYSLATELKLMLGKAMLDGTGTIEQCADKLHMTRRTLIRKLKDEGTSFQQLKDIVRRDKSIFFLGQQGLKINEVAERVGYSDPAVFTRAFRQWTGLSPRDFRQQLLCGEVES; from the coding sequence ATGTTAAATCAGATTAAACCCGGAGCTCACTACGGCACCGGTGCAAATCACTACATTTCATCATTGTATGATGTGGCAGTAAGGCACGGTTTACCCGTTACAGATATGCTCGCCGATGCCGGTTTACATGAAGATGTGATTCATAATCCCACAGAACGTGTTCCCACTGAAAAGCTCGCTGACTTTCAAACGGCTGTCTGGGATGCAATCGACGATGAGACCATGGGTTTGAGCTACAGGCCGCTCAGACGGGGCACATATGCCATGATGGGCAAAGTGTCTGTGCATCAACCAGTTCTGCACAAAGCGCTGAGTACAGGGGCTAAGTTTTATAATCTGGTGACCCTTCATGATTTCGTCACACTGGAGATTGTGAAAGATCAGGCTGTATTAAAGGTTAACGAGGAGGCGCCGGAAAAAGACTATCAACACCTGTTTGCGGAGATGTGTTTGCTTGCATGGCACCGGTATGCATCCTGGTTGATTTCAGATATTCTGCCGCTTACTGAAACACGGTTTCCTTATCCGCCTCCCAACCATATTGGTGAATATCATTATTTGTTCCCCGGCGTTCACAAGTTCAATCATAAAGAACTGGCTCTGGTTTTTCCTGCTCATTACCTTGAAAGGCCGGTGAAACAAAGTGAATCATCACTGAAAGCCTTTATGTCCCGCTGCCCCTTAGAGCTGTTCCGGCAATATAAAGCCGATTACAGTCTGGCCACTGAACTAAAGTTAATGCTGGGGAAAGCCATGCTGGACGGTACCGGCACCATTGAACAATGTGCAGATAAACTGCATATGACCAGACGGACCCTGATCCGTAAACTTAAAGACGAAGGCACCTCGTTCCAGCAATTAAAAGATATTGTCCGGCGTGACAAGTCTATATTTTTCCTTGGACAGCAAGGCTTAAAAATTAATGAAGTGGCAGAACGGGTGGGGTACTCCGATCCCGCCGTTTTCACACGGGCATTCAGGCAATGGACCGGCCTTTCACCCAGAGACTTTCGTCAGCAGCTGTTGTGCGGGGAAGTCGAATCTTAG
- a CDS encoding TonB-dependent receptor has translation MTCKTAQFFRTKHALAVLAALTTSFSVYAQENNDEKRKSRDEDIEKVLITAERRSVSESDMPMSVIGFSGEALENKNITDMERLQAQVPNLVFTDNGNTKYINIRGVGISESAPNQTNGVAVHLDGAYVAREFVYGDAFFDLGSIEVLRGPQGTYSGQNASGGAIFINSKKPVLGETEGFAAAEKGSYNLTKYSGGLTFPLSDSLAMRISGNVESRNSFFTNHGPDPDTDASLVKDQPGNLDRSMGRYQLLYSPDDNLEMRLIYEESRNESDGVATQRFPEKGNTRLPETGVWDLNYDLDGHRSVRYNRTTFTTDWQFSEGVKLLTNFSYFDSTQDIRTDGDYGSYLTITDEPQTGRDFRIFDEYWTGEMTLVSTGEGPFQWTTGLSIIDYDQKNNLNLLRYNNESYPGTSLDLESHTRLFMYLHNVRKNKAVFGEVAYQFTPDVEVKFGLRYNRDEVGFAGDSYITPGAGSYNATSGRPFPQNQLFDFSALTGRVVANWHLSDDSMLYGTIGRGYKPGGTSPFGPDYDSEYVLNKEIGWKGGVFDDQTQLSVSVFHMDYDNFQRTFAPPDSPQESVTRNVDGSTIAGIEAQLSGIHADIRWDISMAFNKGEYGDLEYVLPAGAYDGENPATDLSLNLSGESIDFLPERSLSWGLEYLGWETESGVILPSLRMSYQSEFYTSFFHLDHQLTPSRTIWEANVAYESDSGWRADLYVQNLTDETYISRATGDTDGVGVYNLGAPRQVGVKVRYNF, from the coding sequence ATGACCTGCAAAACGGCGCAATTTTTCAGAACGAAACATGCACTCGCAGTGTTAGCCGCACTGACTACCAGCTTTTCTGTTTACGCACAGGAAAATAATGATGAAAAACGAAAAAGTCGGGATGAAGATATAGAGAAGGTACTCATCACGGCTGAGCGTCGTTCCGTCAGTGAATCCGATATGCCTATGTCTGTCATCGGGTTTTCCGGTGAAGCGCTGGAAAATAAAAACATTACTGATATGGAGCGGTTGCAGGCGCAGGTTCCAAACCTGGTGTTTACCGACAACGGCAATACCAAATACATCAACATTCGTGGCGTGGGTATTTCTGAAAGCGCACCGAATCAGACAAACGGTGTAGCTGTGCATCTTGACGGTGCTTATGTGGCCCGGGAGTTTGTTTATGGCGATGCCTTTTTTGATTTAGGCAGTATTGAAGTTTTACGCGGTCCACAGGGGACTTATTCAGGCCAGAACGCCAGTGGCGGCGCAATCTTTATCAATTCTAAAAAGCCGGTTCTGGGTGAAACAGAAGGTTTTGCGGCGGCTGAGAAAGGCAGCTACAACCTGACTAAATACAGTGGCGGTTTGACTTTCCCATTGTCTGATAGTCTGGCAATGCGGATCTCCGGTAACGTTGAAAGCCGCAACAGCTTCTTTACTAATCACGGACCTGATCCTGATACTGATGCTTCACTGGTAAAAGACCAACCCGGTAATCTCGACCGATCTATGGGCCGGTATCAGTTGCTGTATTCACCGGATGATAATCTTGAAATGCGGTTGATATATGAGGAAAGCCGTAATGAATCTGATGGCGTGGCGACCCAACGTTTTCCTGAAAAAGGAAATACCCGCCTGCCTGAAACTGGTGTGTGGGATTTGAATTACGATTTGGATGGCCATCGCAGTGTGCGTTACAACCGCACCACATTTACCACTGACTGGCAGTTTTCTGAAGGCGTAAAATTACTGACTAACTTCTCTTATTTTGACAGTACTCAGGATATCCGCACTGACGGTGATTATGGCTCGTACCTTACAATAACGGACGAACCGCAGACCGGCCGTGATTTCCGAATATTTGATGAATACTGGACCGGTGAAATGACCCTTGTCTCAACCGGGGAAGGACCATTTCAGTGGACTACCGGCCTGAGCATTATCGATTATGATCAGAAAAATAATCTGAATCTGCTGCGTTACAACAATGAAAGCTACCCCGGTACGTCACTGGATTTAGAGTCCCACACCAGATTGTTTATGTATCTGCACAACGTGCGTAAAAACAAAGCTGTTTTTGGTGAGGTTGCTTACCAGTTTACCCCTGATGTGGAAGTAAAATTCGGCCTGCGTTACAACCGCGATGAAGTAGGTTTTGCCGGAGACTCTTATATTACTCCGGGCGCTGGTTCTTATAACGCAACATCAGGCCGCCCGTTCCCGCAAAATCAGTTGTTTGATTTCAGTGCGCTCACCGGAAGAGTGGTTGCTAACTGGCATCTGTCTGACGACAGTATGCTTTACGGCACCATTGGCAGAGGGTATAAGCCCGGCGGTACGTCACCATTTGGACCCGATTACGATTCAGAGTATGTACTGAACAAAGAGATTGGCTGGAAAGGTGGAGTTTTCGATGACCAGACCCAACTGTCGGTATCTGTTTTTCACATGGATTACGACAATTTTCAGCGTACTTTCGCGCCACCCGACAGCCCGCAGGAATCAGTAACGCGCAATGTTGATGGTTCAACGATTGCGGGTATTGAAGCGCAGTTGTCCGGCATTCATGCAGATATCCGCTGGGATATTTCTATGGCTTTCAACAAAGGTGAGTACGGCGATCTTGAGTATGTACTACCTGCCGGTGCTTACGACGGTGAGAATCCTGCCACCGATTTGTCGCTAAACCTCAGTGGAGAGAGCATTGATTTCCTGCCTGAACGTTCATTGAGCTGGGGCCTTGAGTATCTGGGATGGGAGACGGAGTCCGGCGTTATTCTGCCATCGCTGAGAATGAGCTATCAGTCTGAGTTCTACACCTCATTTTTCCATCTCGACCATCAGTTGACCCCGTCCCGGACAATTTGGGAAGCGAACGTGGCGTACGAGAGCGATTCGGGCTGGCGGGCTGATCTGTACGTGCAGAATCTTACTGACGAAACGTACATAAGCCGTGCCACCGGTGATACCGACGGCGTGGGCGTTTACAACCTGGGTGCACCCCGTCAGGTGGGTGTAAAAGTGCGTTATAACTTTTAA